The window AAGATTTGGAACACCTATATAATCTAAGAATATGGAATCAGAGCCATTAATTTTGAATAAAGCTCGTGCATCGTTTCCATTAAAATGAACTACACTTGGAAACGATAAAACCTCGTCGGCATCAGCCGGACTGAAATATGCGATATCAACTTCGTCGGTCATAATAACCCAAACATCGCCATTTGCAATTGATGCACCTGCAGGAAAAGTGTGAAAATATGTCCAATCACTTCCATTTGAAGTTTGAGCAATTTGATAATTGTCAAGGGCTACAGTTGTCCCCGTTCCATTAAAAATCTCCATTGCTTTGTTATTGCTACTTCCTTCAATATATTCTGAAAAGAAAAGGTCGCCCATCATTTGAGGTGCTACGGTAACATTTACATTCCAGTCTTGCAAGGTAGTTCCATCTTGTGCTGTTACTGTATAAACTACTATAGAGCTAAAATCTTGAGCTACTCCAGAAATCGGACTAATTGTTGCTCCTGCAGAAACTGCTATTGTTGGTGAAAGAGAAATTAAGGCTGTACCAAAAACTACTTCAATTTCAACAGTATGATTTTGCATATCAATGGTAGCAGCACCGGCCTGTTCGTTCATTTCAAAACTAAGAATATCAGTTTCTGTACTTAAAGCAGCTTCTGTAACTGTTACATTCCAATCCTGAGTTGAGGCATCCTGAGCAGTTACAGTATAAACAACTACGTTTGAAAAATCCTGTGCAACTCCAGAGCTTGGATTAATACTTGCTCCCGGAGAAACTGAAATTATTGGACTTAATGAAGTTAATGAGGTTCCATTTAAAACTTCGAGCGAAACTGTATGATTTGCAGTATCGATAGTTGCAGGAGCAATTTGTTCAGTTATATCAAAACTTAAAATATCGCTGGCTGAGCTAAGAACTCCCATTTCAATGTCATTAGCATCACGAGGTTCAATTTTAAAAACAGAAAAGTTATAATTTAATGGTCCGGTAACATTATATGCTGTTCCAATATTTGGAGTAAAAATATAAAACAAATCGTTTACAACTCCTGTATTTGCTCCATCTGAAATTTCCCATTCGCCATATCCAAGATTATCGTTTGTGCAAGTTACATTTTCAACTCTTATCAGCACACTTTCATAATCTTCAACAAAATCGCTGAGCGAAACGAGCGATGCTGCCGGCAATGTATTGTTTTGAGAATGTAGTGTAAAATCTGTGAGATTTTTCAATTCAGTAATGTCATAATATTCAGCAACTTCGCATGTTATTGTAATGCTATCTCCAATAGAAACCGGATAGCTTGAGTCATATACAAAAACTCCATTCCATGCACCTGCTCCATCTTGCAAGAAATAATTGCCTGTTCCTGCTGCTGTTACAATTCCCGATGTAGTTACAATTGAGCCAAGCAAAGGAGAATCTCCAGAAGGATCAGTTGTAAATTGAATATCATAAATCGAAGTTGTGCCGCTAGCATTCATAACAGTAACACTACCTGAAACAATTGTTGTGTCAGGCTCGTCGTCTATCGCAACAATTTGATAATATATAATTGTACCTGCCAATTGCCCAGGAATTAAAGTTGTATATGTACAGTAAAAATCTGAAGGAAGCCCTGACGCTAGCGAAAATGTATCCATGACAATCTGGTTAGGATAAATAATTCCGTCAGTACCCCATGATAATTGTGCAGAAGCAATACTTCCATCAAAATCGCTAATAGATGCTCCAAGATAAAATGCAACATTTTCTAAAGGAGCTTCAATCACAAATGTTTCTGAGATAGACAAAACATCGCTCACAACAGGTGCCATATTTCCACCAACATTATGAGAACCTAAATTACCAAAATAGTTTTCACTTTCAACTATCCATTCCGAATTGCTGGCATCAGTACCTGCCGACAAATTCCAATCGATATTTCCCATCAAAATGTTAGATTTTCTGATTAAAGTATGATCTTTCGTAGCTTCTGAAACACCTGCAACATCCCAGCCATCGCCCGAAATAGTTACCGCAGGAACTCCTATTACATCTATGAAAATTGTGTCGGTTCCAGAAATCTTTAAAATAGCGATTGCATCATCGCCATTATAATGAACAGGACTAGGGTAAGACAATATTTCATCAGCATTTGCATGGTCAAAAAATGCTGTGTCCAACTGGTCGGCAATTATTATCCAAACATCGCCACTTGCCATAGTTGCTCCACCCGGAAATTGATGAAAGGAATTCCAATCGCTTCCATTAGAGGTTTTTGCTATCCTATAATTGTTTAGACTGACTGTAGTACTATTTCCATTATATATTTCAATAGCCTTATTGTAGCTGCTACCTTCTATATATTCTGAAAAAAACAAATCCGCTGATTGCGAAAATGTTAAATTTATAAAGAGTACAGAAAATATCAAGCTTAATAGTCTTTTTTGCTTAAAAAAATTCATAATAAATTAATTTTTAAATGATTACACTTTCAATAATATTTAGACAAATGTAAGGATAAATTGTGAATTTTGTGCTATTAAATGTGAATTTTGAGTTACATTTTACATGTAACAACAAATGTGATTCTAAAAAACTTACACAATCCGGAGAATTTAAATCATTGAAAATAACATATTTGCGCTCGTTTGTTCCATAAAAAATTATCATCCATTATTTTAATACTTTTTCATTGACCATTTTTCATTTAGTTAAGATATGTTAAATTATTGAAATGGATAAAATAGTGATAAAAAATTTGTCGTTTCGTAATAGATTTTATTA of the Bacteroidota bacterium genome contains:
- a CDS encoding T9SS type A sorting domain-containing protein — encoded protein: MNFFKQKRLLSLIFSVLFINLTFSQSADLFFSEYIEGSSYNKAIEIYNGNSTTVSLNNYRIAKTSNGSDWNSFHQFPGGATMASGDVWIIIADQLDTAFFDHANADEILSYPSPVHYNGDDAIAILKISGTDTIFIDVIGVPAVTISGDGWDVAGVSEATKDHTLIRKSNILMGNIDWNLSAGTDASNSEWIVESENYFGNLGSHNVGGNMAPVVSDVLSISETFVIEAPLENVAFYLGASISDFDGSIASAQLSWGTDGIIYPNQIVMDTFSLASGLPSDFYCTYTTLIPGQLAGTIIYYQIVAIDDEPDTTIVSGSVTVMNASGTTSIYDIQFTTDPSGDSPLLGSIVTTSGIVTAAGTGNYFLQDGAGAWNGVFVYDSSYPVSIGDSITITCEVAEYYDITELKNLTDFTLHSQNNTLPAASLVSLSDFVEDYESVLIRVENVTCTNDNLGYGEWEISDGANTGVVNDLFYIFTPNIGTAYNVTGPLNYNFSVFKIEPRDANDIEMGVLSSASDILSFDITEQIAPATIDTANHTVSLEVLNGTSLTSLSPIISVSPGASINPSSGVAQDFSNVVVYTVTAQDASTQDWNVTVTEAALSTETDILSFEMNEQAGAATIDMQNHTVEIEVVFGTALISLSPTIAVSAGATISPISGVAQDFSSIVVYTVTAQDGTTLQDWNVNVTVAPQMMGDLFFSEYIEGSSNNKAMEIFNGTGTTVALDNYQIAQTSNGSDWTYFHTFPAGASIANGDVWVIMTDEVDIAYFSPADADEVLSFPSVVHFNGNDARALFKINGSDSIFLDYIGVPNLDPGNAWDVAGVTEATKDHTIIRKPYVLQGNLDWALSAGTDVNNSEWIVADQNTFTYLGWHNFGGNMPPIISDIMTITETFSFDPPQENDAVYIGAVIGDIDGMVDTAYLYWGTDGVNYPNLIEMSLFTLVPTLPPGTYSTYPNLIPGQSVGTTVYFQIVAIDNEPDTTIAYGSYTIPNNPVFTTIYDIQYTTDPSGISPYVDSIVTVNGIVTAYDSNLDGFFLQDGTGAWNGVYVYNPSNLPTTIGDEISLTGLVTEYYALTEIKEISNLTVNSSNNTMPAATVVTTSEMSSEEYEGVLVKLENVICSNLDLGYGEWEVTDNSGIAVVDDYFFLYAPTLNFEYHVTGPVYYNFEVFKIEPRDVNDIELVNQKIEIENNEISIFPNPVNSKLSINNIENIENLIITNSIGQQVVELSNLNSNQIDLSILPSGIYIIQLFNKDNLIFAQKFVKE